The window TGCTCGGCTGCCTTGGTCTGCTATTCCCAAAAGCCGTGGGCCGTGTTCTTGGTATCGAGCCCAATAAGCCGTTGGGCGTCTCCGAGTTCCGTGCGACCTACGGCGGATTTTTTCTGTGCCTTGGACTCGGATGCCTGGTCGCCCAGTCCGCGCAAGTCTTTGCCGTTGTTGGAGCAGCGTGGTGTGCGGCCGCTTTTGCCCGCGTAATGTCTTATGCCGTTGATGGCAGCCGGACGGGGCATAACCTTGCCGGAGTGGGAGTCGAAGCAGGCATTGGCCTGGCCATGTTGGCGGCGCAGCTCTAACAACGCGTTATGCAGTGAGGTGTTGCATGCTGAAGTGGCCCGACAGTGGTAACCCGGTCCTCCTGCGGACCGACTTCGCCGACGACGCGGCGTGGGCCGCTCTCTGCAAGGCAGCCCAAGCCCCCAGCGACGAGGACTTTCAGGCGAACATCGATTGCGTCAGTAACCGATCTTTCGATACGCCATGAAAACGATCAATAGAATTGGCTCTCTGCCGTGCGGTGTCAGCACTGTCGTGATGACGGGCCTCGTTGGCCCGATAGCACCTCAACGCCCCGGTGTCTTCCGGTACTTTTATGAATCGTCTCCTGCGATCAATCGTTTTCTGATATGCAGGCCTTTCCTGACCCTGTTGCGAGGCACTGCCATGGCTTCACTCGTCCGCGCTCTGCTGCCCGCGGTCGCCTTGTCCGCCGCGCTCACGGCGGCTCCCGTCGCCGCGGTCTCTCCACAAAACCCCTACCGGACGTTCAACCTCTCCGGCATCAACTACGGCTCGATGCAGTGGGAGCGTGCTCAGCGTGAAGGCCGGCGCGTCTGGCCCTACTACAACGCGCCGTCGCGGACAGTCACACCGCGATCGGGCGCATGGGTCGGCGCAGTCGCCGGAGGAGGTGGCGGCGTGGGTACGGTCGTCGAGGCAGGGGGATCGCGTTCGGTGCCGCGTTCGACCCCGCGCACGTTCCGCCGTTGGAGACGCTGAGACACGGTTCCAGCCGAGATCGGCAGGTTCAACCGCGGCAGCAGCCCCTCACCAACGATGCGCCGCTCCTGACCGCCGGCGCCATGCCGCGACGCCACGACTCCACAGGGCCACCGCCGCCACGGCGAGCAGGCCCACGGCTATCCCGACCAACAGGTCGAGAAGCAGGGCAACGATCAGCCGCCACCAGGATGCGGCGAAGGCCGCTGAGCCATGCGGTGCGAGACCCTCCACGAGCTGGTGAAGCACGGGCAGGGCGTGAGTCACGATCCCACCCCCGACGAGGAACATCGCCACCGTTCCCGCAATCGACAGTGTCCGCATCAGCAGCGGCGCCCCTGCGAGCAGGATCTGCCCACAGGCCCGACGCAAGCCCTGGCCGCGGGCGAGAACCGCGGCGATGTCATCCAACTTGATGATCGCCGCCACGAGACCGTACACACCCACGGTCATGCCGACCGCGATCGCCGTCAGGACGCCCAACTGCACGATGAGCGACCGGTCGGCAACCACACCGAGCGCGATGACGATGATCTCCGCCGAGAGGATGAAGTCCGTTCTGATGGCACCGCCAATCCGGGCTCGTTCATCCGTGGGACACGCCGCTCCCCCATCCGCTCCGCGATGATCGTGCCGGTGGAGCGCGTGAAGAATCTTCTCCATGCCCTCGAAGCAGAGATACACCCCTCCGCAGACGAGAAGCGGCGCGATCGCCCACGGGGCGAACATGCTGATGCCGATCGCGGCGGGCACGAGCAGCAGTTTGTTGCGTGCCGAACCAAGGGCTACGGCGGCCACGACGGGCAATTCCCGGTCTGCCCGCACCCCGGCGATCTGCCGGGCGTTGAGCGCCAGATCGTCTCCCACGACGCCGGCAGTCTTGGCTGCCGCCGCCTTCGTCATCGTGGCGACGTCGTCGAGTACTGACGCGACGTCGTCGAGGAGGAGCAGAAGACTTCCGGCCATGAAGGCATCGTAGCAGACGATGCGGTCAGGCGGGACATGCCCCGGCAACCGTACGCCTCAAGCCGTGTGCCGGCGGAGTACCGGTCTGCTATCCTGACGCGTTCGTTTCAGAAAAAGGCTCTCGGAGGCGATCGCCATGAAGCTTCGCTCGATCGTCGTCCTGCTGCTCGGCGGCATCCTCGCCGCCCATGCTTCGGCGGAGGCCGACGACACACCCGCGGCGCCGGCGGGTGAACTGCTCCGCTGCACGTTCGCCGCGAGCAACGTCTATCCGGGCACGACCCGCGACTACACCGTGTACGTTCCCGCGCAATACGACGGCCGCACGCCCGCCTGCGTCCACGTCCACCAGGACGGCATGCAGTATGGCGGTCCGACAGTCTTCGATCGCCTGATCCACCAGGGCCGGATGCCGGTCACGATCGGCGTGTTCGTGAATCCCGGCCGCGTCCCCGCCGCGCGGGACGGAGCCGTCGACCGGGTCAACCGAAGCTACGAATACGACACGCTGACGGGTGACTACGCCCGGTTCCTCCTCGACGAACTGCTGCCCGACGTGGAGCGGCAAAAGGCGACGGATGGCCGTCCCCTGCGGCTTTCCAAGAGCGGCAACGATCGGGCCATCGCCGGCCATTCGAGCGGCGGCATCTGCAGTTTCACCGCCGCCTGGGAACGCCCCGATGGATTCAGCCGCGTGTTCAGCAGCATCGGCAGCTTCACCGGACTGCGCGGCGGCCATGCCTATGCCACGCTCGTCCGCAAGACGGAACCAAAACCGGTCCGTGTCTTCCTTCAGGAGGGACGCAACGACCTCTCGAACTACGCGGGCGACTGGTGGCTGGCGAACGAGATGCTGGAGCGGTCGCTCACATTCGCCGGCTACGAGGTGCGGCATGCGTGGGGTGATGGCGGGCACGATGCGAAGCAGGCGATTGAAGTGTTTCCGGATGCCGTGGCCTGGCTCTGGGAAGGCTGGCCGAAGCCCGTTGGCCGCGGTGCCGGCAGCCCGCAACTTCGGGAGATCCTCCACCCCGACGAACCGTGGCGACTGGTCGGCGAAGGCTACCGGTTCACCGAGGGGCCCGCGGTCAACCGGACCGGAGACGTGTTCTTCAACGACGTCGGCGCCGGCCGGACCTACAGGATCACGCCCGACCGCAAGGCGGAGGTCTGGCTCGAGGATTCCCGCCGTGGCGACGGCCAGGCATTCGCCCCGGACGGCCGCCTCGTCGCCGCCAGCGCCGCCGACGAGGCGCTGCTGGCCTGGGGCGACGACCGACGGTCCGCCACGATTGTCCAGGGCTGGCGCGGCAACGATCTCGTGGTCTCGGTCACGGGCGACATCTACGTGACCGAGCCGGGCTGGGACGGCACGAAGCCGAGCCGGATCCATCACGTCAGCCCCGCCGGCGTCGATACGGTGGTGGACACCGGGCTGCGGTTCGCCAATGGACTGTGCCTGTCTCCCGACCAGACGACGCTGTTCGTCGCCGACAGCCGATCGCGCTGGGTGTGGAGCTACACCCTGCGCGGCGACGGCGGGCTGACGAACAAACAGCGATTCATCCAGTTGCACGTCCCCGATAACGCCGATGACAGCGGCGCCGACGGCATGCGGTGCGATCGCGACGGCAGGCTCTGGGTGGCGACGCGGATGGGGATCCAGGTCTGCGACCAGCAGGGCCGCGTCACGTGCATCATCCCCACACCCAACGGCCGCGTGTCGAACCTCTGCTTCGGCGGCGCGGAGTTCGACACGCTCATCGCGACCTGCGGCGACAAGGTGTATGCCCGTCGGGTGCTGGCCAGGGGAGCACCGAGCTTCCTGCCGCCGGTCACGCCGCACACGCCACGCTGACGCCGGTCAGCTGACAGCATGCCGCTGCAGCACGTCCAGCGGCACGATCTCCAGCGTCTTCTCGTGTGTCGCCGTGAGCACGACCGGCGGAGCCCGGCCGGCGTTGGCGGCCTCCAGCCAGCGGCCCGCGCACAGACACCACCGGTCGCCCGCCACGAGCCCGGGAAATCCCCACTGCGGCTGCGGCGTCACGAGGTCGTTGCCCGCCATGACCGTGAACTCCAAGAAATCGCGGGTCATCACCGCGCACACGGTGTGCACACCGGCATCGTCAGGGCCGGTGCGGCAGCAGCCGTCGCGAAAGAAACCGGTCAGCGGCTGCCGTGAGCAGGCGTTCAGTTCCCCGCCAAGCACGTTGCGGTCCGGGGGGCGGCCGGAAGACCCTGCAGGACGGTCGAACGCGATCATGGCGAAGGCTCCTGCGACGCGGGTCAACCGCTCCCCGGACGGGGCCGGCCTGATGCTCATCATGTGCGGCGGAGGCCCGCCGGGCAACGCCCCCGTCGCGGGGCCGGATGGCGACGGACCCCGGTGAAGATGCGACTGGACAGGTGCGAAAAGGGAGGGATAATGAAGGAGCCTTGGAGTTGGCCGTGAATTCTGGAACACGGTCGGGCCGCTTCGCCGAAGCGGTCGGCTCCACCGCTGCCATGTTCCATCCGCCGCTGCCCCCGGGCCGCGGTGCGTCAACCAGAGGAGAACG of the Planctomycetia bacterium genome contains:
- a CDS encoding membrane protein → MPGHVPPDRIVCYDAFMAGSLLLLLDDVASVLDDVATMTKAAAAKTAGVVGDDLALNARQIAGVRADRELPVVAAVALGSARNKLLLVPAAIGISMFAPWAIAPLLVCGGVYLCFEGMEKILHALHRHDHRGADGGAACPTDERARIGGAIRTDFILSAEIIVIALGVVADRSLIVQLGVLTAIAVGMTVGVYGLVAAIIKLDDIAAVLARGQGLRRACGQILLAGAPLLMRTLSIAGTVAMFLVGGGIVTHALPVLHQLVEGLAPHGSAAFAASWWRLIVALLLDLLVGIAVGLLAVAAVALWSRGVAAWRRRSGAAHRW
- a CDS encoding gluconolactonase, translating into MKLRSIVVLLLGGILAAHASAEADDTPAAPAGELLRCTFAASNVYPGTTRDYTVYVPAQYDGRTPACVHVHQDGMQYGGPTVFDRLIHQGRMPVTIGVFVNPGRVPAARDGAVDRVNRSYEYDTLTGDYARFLLDELLPDVERQKATDGRPLRLSKSGNDRAIAGHSSGGICSFTAAWERPDGFSRVFSSIGSFTGLRGGHAYATLVRKTEPKPVRVFLQEGRNDLSNYAGDWWLANEMLERSLTFAGYEVRHAWGDGGHDAKQAIEVFPDAVAWLWEGWPKPVGRGAGSPQLREILHPDEPWRLVGEGYRFTEGPAVNRTGDVFFNDVGAGRTYRITPDRKAEVWLEDSRRGDGQAFAPDGRLVAASAADEALLAWGDDRRSATIVQGWRGNDLVVSVTGDIYVTEPGWDGTKPSRIHHVSPAGVDTVVDTGLRFANGLCLSPDQTTLFVADSRSRWVWSYTLRGDGGLTNKQRFIQLHVPDNADDSGADGMRCDRDGRLWVATRMGIQVCDQQGRVTCIIPTPNGRVSNLCFGGAEFDTLIATCGDKVYARRVLARGAPSFLPPVTPHTPR